The genomic window TTATTAATTTAAGCGAAACACCATCGCTTCTTTTCTGTCCCTTAAACTCAGTTCATCTTATCGATAATGCCGGGCGTCGGAAGCCCGGCATCCAAGATGAACAGTTCGGCTCAATAACGCGCACCTAATGCCCGGCACCAACGTTGATAACCTTCTTCACATTCAGCGTCTGATAGATTTTCATCTGCTCAGCACTCAGCAAATCAGCCATAAACCGGTCCACTTTTTTCGGGGTCAGGTTGTCCTGCTGCATAAACTTCAGATAAGCCAGCACCTGCTCATCATTCAGATCCAGTGTGGTCAGAATTGGAAGGCGTTCCCGCTTCCGGTCGAGGTAGCTCTTGAGCTTCTCGGCCTCATACTCAGCCCCCATATCGGTCCCATAATCTTTATCCGGGGAAATGGACGGGACGGTGATCGGCTCGCGGTTATACCCGAACTCCACCTCGCCCCAGAGCTGCTTCACGAACTCCTCTTGATCATACCCCTTAAATTCATTCGCCTGATTCGGCGTATTCATATAGTAGGGTCCCGGATCGCCGGGACGAACCAGCGCCGCCGGCATCATGGCCGAACAGAACGGATCGAGCTCTTTCACCCGATAGGTCATATACCGCAGCCAGGCATTGCGTTCCTCTTTCGTGAGCGTATTGGAAAACCAGCGGATTTCCGTCAGGCCCCATGGGAACCAGCTGTCGAGATGCGGCACTCCGATTTCCATGTTCGGAACGCGCGTTGTATCCAGATGGGCCACCCACGGAAGATGTGGACTATCCCAGCCGCCCGGATGAAACCCGGCAGCCATCCGACCGAAGCCGGCATGAGAATGCCCTTTCACATACTCGCACTGCCACTTGGAGTCCGGAACCTCTCTCGGGGTACTGGCAAACCAGGCGAAATCACAAACCAGCTTGCCGTCAGAGACCGCCCCATTCATTCCATTACGATTCACACAATTGCCGGATGAAATCAGGATTTTTCCTTTGCGGGAAATCGGGTCGCAGTACGCCCGAATCCGCCGAACGGTATCCGCCAGAGCCCTTTTACCTTTATCTTTCTTGGTGGAACCGGACAGAATCCCGATATGAATCATATCCGCCCCGGCTTTGATCTGCTCACAAGAGGCGTAAAACAGCCACAACTGCGCCTCCTTTTTGCTCATATCGGGCAGGCCAAGATCATTGCGTGCATTATCCACCAGCACCGCTTCGGAAAAATTAAAGGTCCGTGGTTCCGCCGGAATCGGCAGGTCAAAGGCTTCAAACACATAATCCGGAATCGTGATCGTGGGGAGCACCCTGCGCGAAACCGTATCCAGAAAAGTCGCCCCGCCAACCAGCGTATCTGGATTAATCTCATTCATCCGGTCGCAGAACTGACGCACCTTCTGCAGGTACGCCTCGTCAAACTGGTCGACGTGGCCCCACATACCGACGGCCGCCAGTAGCATCCGCGGCTGTACATTGCCGAACATGCGGAAAATATCATCTTGAAACGGGCGCATATAAATCGCCTGACAAAACAGCGCCCGGTCTAAATGACTTTGCAACGCAAACCGACTGTACTCGTCGCCAAAAATGTCATAGCGCTCCTGTTCATAGACCTCCGCCAGCACAGGCGCACCGATCGCGCGATTATAGAGTCGCAACTCATCAAAAGAAATCGCGGCCGCACCGGCTGCGCCAAACTGAATCCGCGACGACCGAGCGACCGCATCCAGCGAGCCTCTCAATCTGCTATTCACATAAAGATCGGCCTGCGTTCCGGATAAAACAATCGCCACATGCGACCACTTCCCCGCCGTTAAGAAATAATCCGCATTCAGACGCGTCTTCGCGCTCCCCTTCTGCGCCTCCAGAACGAGGCCTTCATTGGAGTGTTGCAGCGCCCACGCGCCCTTGGAATCCGAGCAGATCACGACCTCGCCGGCGAGGTCATCTGTCTTCACCCAGAACGCGAACGACAGCGGCCCGGATTGCGCCGCATCGCCTACGGTGATCGGCGCACTCATTTTGGAAAAAGAGATACTCTGCCCCGCCACACTGTCAAAAAGCCCTTTCAGCTCCCCATCGCGAGGAACGGACAGCTTGCTGCCGCTCATCGCACTGGGGGTTTTCCCTCCAGCAAGAGACTCAAACCCGTAATGCGAAATAAGATGCTGTTCACTGCCCGCCAGAGCGGTCAGCCCCGCCGCAGATGCGACCAGACACAACGTAAATTTTCTTCCAAGATCTCTCATCGTTTTTCCTTTATGATATTTAAAAATCAGACATTCACTTACTGAAAGGCATACAGATAGCCGTCCGTGCACAACACATACGCCCGGCGACCTGAGATGGCCGGAATCGACTCCTGAAAAATCCCGCCAACCTTCGTGCGCCACAGAATTCGAGGACTCCCATCCGGATTGGGTTCCAGCGCCAGACAGGTCACAAAATGATCCGTCGAAGATCCGCAAATCACCGTCTCAGGCGTGCAGACCGAACCGGTCCAGCCGCCTGCACCGTCATAGTGCCAAAGCTCTTTACCGGTATGCGTATCCAAACAAAACAGCCGGGCGCCCATGGCGACCCCATCGTGATCAATCGTTGTGGAAGCAAATGTATAATCGCCCGAATGCGACGGGGTGGAATTCATGCGGGTGTGCCCGGTTTTCGTGCGCGGATCGACAAAGTTCCAGATCTTTTTTCCGGTGTTCGGATCAATCGCTGTCAGCGACTTTTGGGTTCGGGCAATAAAGCGACCCTTCCAGAGCGTTCCGGCGGCCGAATCGGGATACGGGCAGGAAAACACCCACTCCAGCGCGCCGGAAAATTTATTCAGTGCATAGTACCCGCCATCCCAGGATCCGGTATACACCTTATCCGCATCCACTGCGGGCGACGGATAGACCCCGCCATTGGTTTTATGCTCCCACAGTTCCTGACCGTTTCCGGCATCCAGCGCAATAATCCGGCCATCCACTGTTCCAGCAAACACACGGCCCTCATCCGGCATACTGGAGACCCAAACCCAGCCCGGGTGGCTCGTCCAAATCGGATCGCCGGTCCTGGCATCCACACAGAACATTTCGTCATTGCCGCCCTGCTGGCCGAAATAAACGCGCCCATCCTGCACCCCAGGTGCGCCGGAAACCTGCCCAGAGGTCTCAAAACGCCAAATCTCCTCCCCGCTGGCCGCATCCACGGCAAACACGAAGCGCGAGGGTGTCCCTGCATACACGATTCCGTCGCACACCGTAGGCGGACTCTGGAAATCGCCGCCGCCAGCCACCACGTCGGCCACCATCCGCTCCCCGTCTTCATACGAACACTCCAGCAGGCTGTGTTTCCACTGTAGTTGTCCGTTCTGCGGATTCAGCGAATAGAGAAACAGTTCGGACGAACTCACCAGGACGCCGCGCTCGCTGCCGCTCAAATCCGCGAAAATCTGATGCTCCCCGGCCGGCACGGACCACAGCGTCTGAACGGATGAGTCGTTGTATTGCATACAGTGGACCTGCCCGCTCAGCGTAGCCGCATAAACCTTGTCTTTCAGGACAAACGGCCTGGCTCGCACCCAGTCATCCGTCTCCGCCTTCCAGCACAGACGGCCGCTCTGCAGGTCCACGCAATAGAGCTCTTTTGTGGCCGAACCAATAAAGATTTTACCCTGCTCAATCATCGGGCTGGAAAACAGGTGAAATGCGCGCGGATTCCCCCGATTCAGGCGGGTGCTCCAGCGCAGTGCACCGCTCTCACGGTCAATTCCCAGCAGCATCCCGGTCTCTGTGGCAGCAATCAGCAGGTCTTCCGCCGCCGCAGGCGTGCAGCGAATCGGGCCGTTGGCCTGATACACCCATTTTACGCGCTGCTGACCATTCAGGTTCAGGGCATACAGCTTTCCCTCATCCGTCCCGGCAACCGCAAGGTCGCCATCGAGCAGAATATCACCGAACAGCTCGCCGACCCGCATCTCCCATCCGGTTCCGTCCGCCGTGTTTTTCACACAAACGGTATCCAGCATGCCGACCGTTGCCGGGCGCTTCGTTAAATCCAGGCGACTGCGGGGAAACGCAATCCACTCCTCATTGCCCGAAACCGGTGCGTAGCCCCGACGGTAATCAATGCGGTTGGCATCGGTCTGTTCCACCACCTCACCGCTGGCTTTATCGACATGGAAAATGTGCTTTGCCCGATCTGTAAAGACGATCTGACCGTCCGCCTGTTTCTCATATTCCCAGCTGCCGCTTGTCGCGCGGATCACCACTCGATCGTCCTGAATCACAGGTCGGGAGGCCGCTTTGGGCGTGGAATAAATCTGCAATCCGTCCTGCTCGGTCGTCCAGACCGGCTGCCCCGTCTGTTCATCCAGACAGTACAGCAGGGTGCGCAGCCCCGGCGATGCCACATACACGCGGCCGTCCTCCACAGCAGCAGCGGCGTACCACGCCAGACCGGCGGAAAACTTCCAG from Pontiella desulfatans includes these protein-coding regions:
- a CDS encoding LamG domain-containing protein, which codes for MRDLGRKFTLCLVASAAGLTALAGSEQHLISHYGFESLAGGKTPSAMSGSKLSVPRDGELKGLFDSVAGQSISFSKMSAPITVGDAAQSGPLSFAFWVKTDDLAGEVVICSDSKGAWALQHSNEGLVLEAQKGSAKTRLNADYFLTAGKWSHVAIVLSGTQADLYVNSRLRGSLDAVARSSRIQFGAAGAAAISFDELRLYNRAIGAPVLAEVYEQERYDIFGDEYSRFALQSHLDRALFCQAIYMRPFQDDIFRMFGNVQPRMLLAAVGMWGHVDQFDEAYLQKVRQFCDRMNEINPDTLVGGATFLDTVSRRVLPTITIPDYVFEAFDLPIPAEPRTFNFSEAVLVDNARNDLGLPDMSKKEAQLWLFYASCEQIKAGADMIHIGILSGSTKKDKGKRALADTVRRIRAYCDPISRKGKILISSGNCVNRNGMNGAVSDGKLVCDFAWFASTPREVPDSKWQCEYVKGHSHAGFGRMAAGFHPGGWDSPHLPWVAHLDTTRVPNMEIGVPHLDSWFPWGLTEIRWFSNTLTKEERNAWLRYMTYRVKELDPFCSAMMPAALVRPGDPGPYYMNTPNQANEFKGYDQEEFVKQLWGEVEFGYNREPITVPSISPDKDYGTDMGAEYEAEKLKSYLDRKRERLPILTTLDLNDEQVLAYLKFMQQDNLTPKKVDRFMADLLSAEQMKIYQTLNVKKVINVGAGH
- a CDS encoding outer membrane protein assembly factor BamB family protein yields the protein MSKFGFIFLAGSLFLHTHSLAQLSTGVDAIDQVRQEMRRVPTNDENSMHRQSVLFSWFRHMIHRGMDLSSLHEAGLILSQWGPVKPEHYPVLDEAYAQMEELLEHPNFISEVRGDPNSFSENVSETDWPVFGGGRSQSGFSPDAGPVIGEVAWKFSAGLAWYAAAAVEDGRVYVASPGLRTLLYCLDEQTGQPVWTTEQDGLQIYSTPKAASRPVIQDDRVVIRATSGSWEYEKQADGQIVFTDRAKHIFHVDKASGEVVEQTDANRIDYRRGYAPVSGNEEWIAFPRSRLDLTKRPATVGMLDTVCVKNTADGTGWEMRVGELFGDILLDGDLAVAGTDEGKLYALNLNGQQRVKWVYQANGPIRCTPAAAEDLLIAATETGMLLGIDRESGALRWSTRLNRGNPRAFHLFSSPMIEQGKIFIGSATKELYCVDLQSGRLCWKAETDDWVRARPFVLKDKVYAATLSGQVHCMQYNDSSVQTLWSVPAGEHQIFADLSGSERGVLVSSSELFLYSLNPQNGQLQWKHSLLECSYEDGERMVADVVAGGGDFQSPPTVCDGIVYAGTPSRFVFAVDAASGEEIWRFETSGQVSGAPGVQDGRVYFGQQGGNDEMFCVDARTGDPIWTSHPGWVWVSSMPDEGRVFAGTVDGRIIALDAGNGQELWEHKTNGGVYPSPAVDADKVYTGSWDGGYYALNKFSGALEWVFSCPYPDSAAGTLWKGRFIARTQKSLTAIDPNTGKKIWNFVDPRTKTGHTRMNSTPSHSGDYTFASTTIDHDGVAMGARLFCLDTHTGKELWHYDGAGGWTGSVCTPETVICGSSTDHFVTCLALEPNPDGSPRILWRTKVGGIFQESIPAISGRRAYVLCTDGYLYAFQ